The genomic DNA AATATGGGATGAACGAGGATAGCTTAAGAGAAGCTTTCAGCAAATACGGTGAAGTTGTCGAATGTAAAAACACTGTGATCTATTTCGTGTTCttgtttatatgattgcagTAGTGTGTGTATGGTTTATATAAGTTGCTTTTTGCTAAGTTagcttgtgtgtgtgtgttttttatACAGCTAAAGTTATTTTGGATCGTGAAACTGGTAGGTCGAGGGGATTTGGATTTGTTACATTCACTTCTACTGAGGCTGCCTCTAGTGCTATCCAGGCTTTGGATGGCCAGGTAATTTCTTTCTGTTTTGCTCATCTTTGAATCTTTGAGAGAAGAATAACGTCTATGAGCTTCCGGGTGTCTCTCTGTGTTTAACTTTGATTAATTATCTTCCTAGTATTCTTCTCTGAGAAAGTTGTTTGTTTGAACTATGAACCCTTTCCCTCTCTGATCCAATGCCTTGTTCCTCCTCAGGATCTCCATGGCAGGATTGTAAAAGTGAATTATGCACATGAAAGAACAAGCGGTGGTGGTGGTTTTGGAGGCGGTGgctatggtggtggtggtggtggctatGGGGGTGGGGGTTATGGCGGTGGTGGctatggaggtggtggtggaggttATGGCGGTGGCGGCGGCTATGGAGGAGGTGCTGGTGGCTATGGAGGTGGTGCTGGTGGATATGGTAGCGGGACTGGTGGCTATGGAGGTGGTGCAAGCGGTGGCTATGGAGGTGGTGCAAGCGGTGGCTACGGAGGCGGTGGATATGGTGCAAGTGGTGGCTATGGGTCTAGCGGTAGCGGTTATGTTGAAGGTTCGGCTGCAAGTGCAGGTGCTGTTGGTGGCTATAACGGAAGTGGTGGTTATGGAGAAGGTTCAAGTGCAGGTGCTGTTGGTGGCTATGCTGGAAGTGGTGGTTATGGCAGTGGCAATGCTTACGGTAGCAACAATGGTGGATTCGCTGGAGACAACCAGTTTGGAGGAAACCCTGTTGGCAACAGCTCTCAGTTTGGTGTTGGCGGTGAGGCTCAGATTGGAAACATG from Raphanus sativus cultivar WK10039 unplaced genomic scaffold, ASM80110v3 Scaffold2699, whole genome shotgun sequence includes the following:
- the LOC108861621 gene encoding glycine-rich RNA-binding protein 3, mitochondrial-like, producing the protein MAFVSKLGNILKQSNARGSLSRPSLFQAIRCMSSSKLFIGGMEYGMNEDSLREAFSKYGEVVESKVILDRETGRSRGFGFVTFTSTEAASSAIQALDGQDLHGRIVKVNYAHERTSGGGGFGGGGYGGGGGGYGGGGYGGGGYGGGGGGYGGGGGYGGGAGGYGGGAGGYGSGTGGYGGGASGGYGGGASGGYGGGGYGASGGYGSSGSGYVEGSAASAGAVGGYNGSGGYGEGSSAGAVGGYAGSGGYGSGNAYGSNNGGFAGDNQFGGNPVGNSSQFGVGGEAQIGNMEKPETMEYREEAQIGNMEKPETLEYRQEGVFEDDTDVAKRA